ccTTTAGGTACAGGAAACACAACGAATTCTTCCACATCAAATTTTTTCGACCGATACCCGACATTGATAACTCCTGCTAGGTGGACCCTCCTAGACTCTGGATTAATTTTCTTGTTCCAGATTGGTTGGATCAGTCACGTGCTCGTTAACATACTTCGTAGTAGTAATGGCGAACCATTGTACAAAAGTCCAGAAATTGTCAGTGATATTTTCCTTTCGCTGTTCACTCTCAATGTCATGCTGAATATCATATTGCTGATCATGTCACATAACGGCTATCAAGTAGTATGCCTGGCATTGTGGGGTCTCATTACCGCGACGCTGTGTGTATGTCTGATGGAGTTTTACTTACGGATACTCCGGAATGTGAAGGAGATGGCTACCAAACGCATGTAAGTGTAGTGCATAAGCATAGGAAAAGGGGGCGAGGCACTTCCCCCAGGCGGGAGGGGGCACTTCCCCAGGTGAGAGGGGCTCTTCCCCCAGGTGCGGGAGCACATCCCCAGGTGGGAGGGGCACTTCACCCAGATGGGAGGGGCACTCCCCCAGGTGAGAGGGGCCACTTGCTCTAGGAGGGAAGAGCAGGAGTATCTGTTTCTTTTCGCTAACAACTATGGATGCACTATGTTGAGTCCACGACAGTGCTAAATTGCTCGACATGAATCCTTTGTATTAGCTAGGAAAAAGGAGTTTCAGATagtgaaaataattaaattcgTTCAGCTAAGAATAAGTAGAAAATTTGGGAATAAAATAGTCGaaaattcaaaatgttccaTCTGGGCCACCGTAGAACTTAcaaaactaaaatttatatgGCCGGGTGATTACCACAGCCCACATCATTTTGGGCCCGATACGCCGACTCCAATTTTTAGTTCAGTGAAAGGCGGAGCGATTCGACTTTTTACTaaaatatctacaaataatgTGAAACCTTCAAGAACAACTCACAGGAAACCTTTTACCAAATGCGCACATCTTGTTGGTGGTGTCATTAGGTTGCGTAACGCTCTGTTGTTATGTTAGTATCTTCATCGTTGAACGTTACTAATATTACTACTGCTTTTGTTAACTATTGTATGGGATGTATACTTGTGTGTTAGAATAGCTGATTCCGAAAATTGATTTTGGTCACGCGCAAGGcttatacctttttttttttgtttcttgtccTCCAATTCTTCTCAGATTAGACTTACTCCTGTTTCGTCTGCTCTTGCAAAATGGCGTTTCGATGTACACCACGTGGTGCGTGATTGCGACATTGATCAACCTGACCATCGTGTTGGTGTATTCACTCGGAGTATCACAATCTGCTGCCGGTGTCATCTCATTATCCTTCCTGATTATCCTGTTTCTCGTCTTTGTGGGACTTGATCTGTGTCACTGGGAGCGGTACATGAGATACACATTCACCCCGTACTTGACGGTTATTTGGGCGATGGCAGGAACCATGTTGAATAACTGGAGTCCAAGCAGCCCACCGGCGGTATTTTCGGCGATAGTGTTGGTGATTGCGGCCGTTTGTTTTGTGATCAAAATAATCAACACGGTCATTAAAGCCAGACGAAATCCTCTTTATACGCTAGAGGAATCGTCCACAGACGAACAAAACGACTGAGTTAAGTCTGACATAGCGGCATTACATAATATTATTGTTAATGTCATTTGTCTTGCTGGACTAGCGGGACATCATGAACACTTCATTTGATTAATATTCAGTTAATAATGAAGGACAGTTAACGCTGCTCGCATTTCTCGGCGGCTAAACGAGTTTTATAGATAATATTTCACGAGAGAgggaaagggaaggggggggggttgggtgcaGAAAGAGGGGATTTGATAGACGAGGAAAAATCGCTTTGCCATTCAATCACGTACTGTAAATGAATGTGATCATTAATTGGATTAGCCTAGTTTTTTTTGTAAGTGTACGTACAACTATGACTAGGGAACATAGTGTTTTAgttccatgggagtgatcattACAAAACTGAACGTAGTAGAATATTCAGAAATATCCgggaattattttattttaagctcagtaaaagtttaaaaacaaatgaaaagaagaaaacaaacggACACCAGTAATACTACAATTTCGTCAAAATATACCAACCACTGGATGCGGATAGCTTCTTCAGAAATACGGAGTTAACCTTCACTATGGTTGGACAAGTTGTACCTGTTCTCAGAACGTTGCAGAGATATCTTGATCACTTTATTTTCTGTATACCTCCAGTAGCATACAAAGTTAGAGATCTTCAGTTTTGCGACTTTGTGTAGAAATTTTACTCAGCTGATGTTACTTAATTTTATTCAATCTAATTTTATTAAATCTATATTGAGCAATCTGTTCGCACTATGTAAAGAATCTAAAGATGTAGTTACAATCTATTTGCAGTCATGGAAAATTTGGTTTTTACCAATGTTTACTTGATTTAAAAGATTTTATTACAATTTAGTACAATTTAGTAATCATGGAAGTTGGTTATTAACAATTTTTCCGATAACATATGTAAAGAATCTAAAGATGCGATTACAATATATCTGCAGTCAGTTTACTAATCAAAGTGTGTGTCAGTGTGTGAATAACATTGTAATCCCAGATTCcacttcaacccccccccccccccaccactacTACTAAAAACAAAGTAGAAAATCAGAAACTATCATTCCAACGCTATACTGAACCACTCACTGGGCTGTTAATTGCCTCTTCGTGAGTTTGGAGTAAGCATCACTGTGGTTGAACATGCACCCGTTGCCAGAATGTTGCAGCAACATCTTGCTAGAATGCTAGTTGCCAGAATGTTGCAGCAACATCTTGCTAGAATGCTGAATCTTCATTTATGCGACTTTGTGTCGAAATGAACTAATCACAAGCTACAAAGCTCGTAACTTTGTTAAGCAATCCCAGATTCTACTGCCCCCACCCTTATCCACAGTATGGAGTTAAGATAAAAACCCAGGCACCCACCCTCAGAGGATCTTTGAAACCTGAGAGAAAATGAGAGCTGTTGAATTATGCTGTGATCTGGTCGATGGGAAAGTAAGGTTACATTATCAGCCTTAATTGTGGCTATCAAACTGTAACCTAGGCCACCGCTATGTGATCTTAATTTTGCGCTAAACGTCCGTTCATCAGTGTCAAATTTGAGCTACATGTTGCATCGAATTGGTCACATATCTAAGGTACCATATTACACTGTTGtatgaatgatatatatatatatttttttaataatctcCTTTTTATATCACCAAACTCGACAGAAGAAAATTCAAGAAGTCTTTTAAGGAAATAAGGTCCAGACTGATTTtcttaacaaatttgaaaagccGCTAGAAAAGCCGCAGAACAGGATTAATATAGGTGACAATTGGTTCAAATTGCATTCTAACTAAAAGCTTCCTCCCTCTGCTGCTAATCAGTggcgtacccccccccccaatttgctttgtgctatagtcttgccccccccccccaatgaaatccagtgatgtatttaaaatacttcttttttacatttttacgagttctaatcacaagtattcatacctcagggaTTATGTTCATACTTCAaataaggtcagaacttggtaatcagaccgagatattacacattttgggccttcatcatacctACAAACGGACtgttgatcaatatcgtcctacagaataagcgccaataatttggcccGTTGTATAACCATTACAAACTAGCGTTAGCAACCAATGTGCATTTTCAGCGCCAAATGATGCCACTCGTGGAGAATTTTCACAGCACGTAGAGGCCTAGTGAAACTTGTTTGTGTGGAAATCTGGGCATGTAGTGAATAAGAGTagctaatttattcattgtatCCTTTTCATGTGGCGTTGGcccccttaagaaaaatcttgcccccccTAACAATAAaatgctggctacgccactgctgcTAATTGCTGTTAAGTTTTCAATTGCTGATTTgcttataaaaatattttataacagAAGAGATAACAGAAATTGTTATGGCAATAACGTGCATGACCTCAGGATAACAAGCTCCGTGCTCTATCGACCGAGCCTATCCCCCATTCCTTAGTTCTTGAGGTCACGAGCCTACGCCCCATCCCTTAGTTCTTGAGCCAATCCCCCATCACTTAGTTCTTGAGCTCACAAGCCTATCCCCCATCCCTTAGTTCTCCAGATCACAAGCCTATCCCTTAGTTCTTGAGGTCACCGCTTCCAATCGCATCTTAGTCATAATCATTTCATGGCCATATTGCCACTATTGAATATTTCCCAGTCTGCTACAACCCTTCTGATTTTTCAAACTACTTTGCTTCATGACCCCAACTTTCACTGTGATCATCTTGGCGACCCTCCAATGTTGTTGGCTGGGGAAGGTGGTCTACACTGGGATGTGGTAGCTTCCCCTCTCTGTTGAGAAAATGTTATTTGAATAAGGGTGCTAAGTTACAAAATAgtgttttgttttacaacttTCAAAGTAATTTATACTCAAGACTTTCCACTTTTTCCCCCACAAAGTATTGACAGTTTCTGTTTTCTACCTTCTTGTTTGGCCACCCTCCAAAATATGTTGCCAACCTTAAAAAGAAGGGTCACAACCCCCAATTTGAATACCAGGAGTCCACCCTCACACTCAGAGGGTTGCTATGTTTGGAACAGAAACATTCCCTTGCAAGTCTGTTTCTTCTGACACTCATTCAAAATGCTGTctaatgtgttttgttttgtgctCCAGGATTTGCATGGAGAGAAGAATAAAGATACTGCAAATTCAAAAATTCCAAAATAATTCAAACATACACAAGATACATTCTTTGAATGTCACTTTATTGACTCGTTATTACAGCCGATGGGCTAGTATGGTAGCCCTTAATGAACATTTACGTCAAGAACAATTCTTGTTGTTAATGCTTCTGCTTAAAGTACTCATTCAGGACCTCTAGGGCAGTTGTGTCACGACCATAgtcctgtaaaaaaaaaaaaacatgaaagtaATACAATTAAATTTATATCCTACTACAACAGAACAGGATAATAAACTGATATTTGAATAAGGCAAACCTTGGGCACATGCAGGGGCTGGATTCATGGTACTATTCAGCCAGGCCTAGGGTCATGGATTTATAACATACTTACTGAAAATGATCACagaatatcattaaaatatactATACTTTGTTTTGGTTGCCATGTCATATTTTCCTGATAACAGGGCAATCTTTGTGTGTTTGTTGCAGTCAGTTGCAGGCTCAAAAATTTATGTCTAGcccagcctcccccccccccccccccgtgtatCCTGTACTAGACATATGAGTACTTCAAGCTTTACAGCAATAATCTTGAACACCTGTTGTGTAAGGTTGTCTTGGAGGATGAGGTGAGTTTTAAGCTGTATTAGTATGAGACCACACCCattatttgacaatttttcaaCAGGAGACATTGAAGTGCAAATTGACAAGTTTAACAAGCATAGTACTTGTTGTCAAGTTTTAGTGTCACGcaatatttcaagttttgcCTCGATATAGTTCATGCTTTTGACACACTGTCAAGGATTATAACACACCTTCCTGACAGTTTCACTATTGAGGGTCAAGATGTTGTGCTGGTGAAACTTTGATGaaatttgccaaaatatcatgTTTAGGACGAGCAAACTAGAGAAACAGAGTTTATCAACTCATTATACTTGATTATTAAATGGTACCCCGAGTGTATAGAACAATACACCTTGTTTGCCATTGTTAAACCTGCGATTTTTACACATTAATCTGTGTAAGTGCTTGACAATTTTACTAAGCCATCTGAGAATCACAATATGATTGTTTCTGATCAAACTAAGGCATCCCTATATAATTTTcactaatgaatatgcatgagtgAAATCCTGACTGCATTCAACTTTAAGGTCAActcttgttttcaaatttgccCTGTTCCAAAGTTATGCTGATAGCCTAAACTGTATCTCTGATTTCTACAATACTTGGAAGGTATTTCTCAACGATTCCGTTACCTTGACAACAACACAGCTGCAGGCCACCACCTTTCTGGCTTTACCCTCTCGGTCAATCTTGCAGAGACCGGACCATTCACCAAGCTTCTTGTTGTCATCCACCTACATGAAAGAGAGAAACCAATACTTAAAATGTCTGATGTTGAGGCAAGAATGAAGAAAGCATTGGATATGTAAATTTCATTCCCATACAGTCAACTACATAATATAAACTACACTGCAAAAAATAACTACAAAAATACATGTCTGAGAAAGGAGGCTAAAAACTACTCGTGCTCCTCCGCTCTAAGGGTATCAAaaagttgacctttgaccatcgTACATGAATGTCCGCTTTCATAAAGTAACGTAACCAACTGGTGTCATCTTCCAACTTATACGCACACCTGAAAGGGTTATATACAGCAGCACGTCTGTCATCTCTATGCAGTGCAGCAAATGTAAAAACACAACTGCAGACCATACAGCACAGTGAAAGGCTATCATGTCATGGCACATGTATGGTGCAATGCTCTCTACAGGCATCAAAATttaggctatttactggctGGTTGCCAGTCGCAGgtaatagaaaacaaaacaacaacaacatgcaACTAACATTTTTCTTCCAGTGCAATTTTAATATTGCATGTATTGATTCAAGGGAATGTAAGTTGGAATTTGATATTTAACGagtacattttttattttatgtgctAACATTTTCTTAGGCAAGTGAATAAACCTGTGTAGTTCTAGGGCTATCTCTTTAGAGCAGATATTGAATGAAGACCTTCAATCATTTTactatacttttttttatttttaagccTAAATCACAGAAAATCAGGGGAAACAAATTGAGCAACCACGATAACATAACTCATGCCATGCAGTCTAGATTTTGTATGACAGATTTGATCAACTAAGGCACACTCTTCTATAAGTGGGTTGGCTGGTCGCACCTGTTGTGTTTGCAATGATTTttggatttttattttttatatcttcCATTCTTCTTATAGCTATGGTTTCAGTCAGTATCACTCCCTTTTTAGCTCAAGAAGGCCGAAAACTATGTACACCAAAGTATACAAGACAATGTCAAAGTAGTTAAGATCAACTTTTTAGGCCAATATCAAGCACATGGCGATGAACCTGCTTTGTtgtcaaaatatcaaagttaTGAGCAACACTAAGGAATAGGAAATGGTACACTCTGATTCCTGAATACTATCTATGGACAAATATTACGGCCATTTATACCAAACTTCAAATGTGGGGAATGGTTTCTGACAgagacaaatttgaaaagagtTCAGAGCAAAATCTACAGTTACCGTGACTTGATCTCGGTTTTGAATTTAACCGTAAGAGCCTACCACTCCATAAACCAACTCCCTTCCATCTCTTTGGAAATTTCAAAATCAATCAGCTTCAAGAATAACACTTCTGTACTAAATACTGCGAAAGAATTACTGGCTAAATGACAAAGCCAAATATTCTCAGTTTTTAAAGTTGTGCATACTTGAAGACTTTACTTTTACCTTCAGAAGGCTGATGCCATGTTCAGCACAGAGCGCTTCCACTAGTTTCACATAGGTGGGCTCGTCGCAATTGTTAGCCAGGACACACAGGTGAGCTTGACGTCTGTTTGGGAAAACCAGAGAGAAAATTCACTTTGCTAACTGGATCGGTGGATACAATAGTACACTCAGGCTGGCTAAGAATGAATtgaggctaaattgatgatctAGCCCTTAAAGGTGTATTCTGGTTGCAGACAACGTAAAACTTATATtgaaagatataaaatattaaaaaaagttgtcagctTTTAAGCCACCAAATGATTGCTTAACTAAGTATAAAGGAAAGACAAGTAAAggggaaataaaacaaatgcagTGAAAACGAGGCAACCGGTGACTGATTTTTGTAATacgaaaaattaaaaaattaacgaGCATGTAAACATACTAGATCGCAGGAGGCAAtctaaaatttgaaatgttgctTGATAAAGACAGTCAAACACAGGCTGTACTTCTACTATTATAACACTTTTTGAGATAACACCTCATGCTTCTGATAGGCAAAATCCATTAGGCACTTGGAAAGGGTGGGGTTGTGGTAGTGTAGGGTGTCCATGGAGGGTACACTGTGCATATTTGCCATCGGTGCTGATAGTTATTTCAAATCCATATACTGTTgattcaatgacatatatattaaagggtgtgaagactcgcgcaaaaagaaacgcctaatgccggtaatctgacctagtttctaatgaggtgtaacagaaatgttagacaccaccatcgatcccagaaaatacacacacacagcttgctaccatcggtaattagacactagtgtatggttagtacatacagctgcggtcaatacccacagcacagtgtacaaacaatacagcgatggacatctcaagtccagctaaagataacaaggtatcacgtttcaatactgtactgtctgcattttgtagcgacacgaacaaaacgtcacttgcaagcaaaggaaagttaactttttcagatggcaacacacagtttggggcgagtcttcaatgcctttaatctcattcaaaattacTGTATGCTTACTTGTCAAGAGCCTTAGCTGCCTCATGAAGACCACGTGCTAATCCATCATGAATGAGGGATGTCTTGAGAACTTCTTGCAAGGCTGTGTTGACATCCATTGGTGCCCCTGCAGCAGCAACTGCAACAGGGGTAGGTGCACTATCTCTGAAATTCAAAGGAATAagttcagatatatatatatcacgctCACTCAAAGTAAAGCCTGACCAGTGCATTAGTTAGAGGATGGAAAAGGCAGTCAGCTTTGTATTAAAATAACTTTGCTACTTAACTTGCagacttaaaacaaaacaaacgaaAGGGAGacacatttaaaaaaacaataaaac
This window of the Apostichopus japonicus isolate 1M-3 chromosome 9, ASM3797524v1, whole genome shotgun sequence genome carries:
- the LOC139973636 gene encoding uncharacterized protein; the protein is MTLPRSRDSTWIALAIAVASTFLLYHILNFFVFADDIGTGNTTNSSTSNFFDRYPTLITPARWTLLDSGLIFLFQIGWISHVLVNILRSSNGEPLYKSPEIVSDIFLSLFTLNVMLNIILLIMSHNGYQVVCLALWGLITATLCVCLMEFYLRILRNVKEMATKRILDLLLFRLLLQNGVSMYTTWCVIATLINLTIVLVYSLGVSQSAAGVISLSFLIILFLVFVGLDLCHWERYMRYTFTPYLTVIWAMAGTMLNNWSPSSPPAVFSAIVLVIAAVCFVIKIINTVIKARRNPLYTLEESSTDEQND
- the LOC139973637 gene encoding small ribosomal subunit protein eS12-like — its product is MSDTEGDSAPTPVAVAAAGAPMDVNTALQEVLKTSLIHDGLARGLHEAAKALDKRQAHLCVLANNCDEPTYVKLVEALCAEHGISLLKVDDNKKLGEWSGLCKIDREGKARKVVACSCVVVKDYGRDTTALEVLNEYFKQKH